The Synchiropus splendidus isolate RoL2022-P1 chromosome 5, RoL_Sspl_1.0, whole genome shotgun sequence DNA window CCCGCGGCTCCTCGCCGCCGCGTGATAAGTGACGGCCGAGAGCTCGCGCGCCACTCGGCGTGGTCGACCGCCGCCGCTGCACCTCTGACATGCGCAGTAGACGCCGACCACTTCGACACGTAAGTTACCTTGACCGTGGTTTCTGCTGAAGACAGAAGAGTGGTTCATCTGAGTTGGCTTTCTCTTTGCTTTTGGAGGAACCTCCGGAAAAAACTCGCAGGAAATAACATCTGTGctgctgtttatatatatatatgtttgtatgCATTTGTTTGGTCGGTTCTCTTCTGGAGCGTTTCTTTTATGAGACACTTGCTCACACTTACACGAGCGCAACCTCTGTGCgtgcacgcgcgcgcgcgcgagcGACAGTATCGCTCATCCTCAGAGCGAGCACTTGTTAACTCCGATTTAATTCTGATCCGTGTGTTTTTATCGGAGCCCGGGCTTGGTTTCCGCGTGTGTTTTACCGCGTCGTGTCCGTTTGGTTCGGACCGTTTTCTTCAGACAAACCTTCCTCGGTTCCTCCCATTTATTCATGTGGTTCATTAAACGTGTGATTTAATGAGCAATTTCACAGTTTGTGATTCCCATTACATCACGCAGATTGTGGATGCAATGAGGGCGTATATTTCTTGTCCTCATGAATTTGTGTGGGTTTTCAGTACttaaatgttgtgtgtgtgtgtgtgttcacgttCATTCATCCTCATGGGGACCTTTGGCCGGtacccacaggtccaaacctcaatttgaggtgAAGACTAAAataagagtcctggttcaggtgagccacgtgGTTTGGAGGGTTCAGTTGAGGGtgtgtggctggggaaagggtgatggccatgtccccacagggacagcaatatgaacgtgtgtgtgtgagaggaacGGACCTGCGCCTGAACGTTCCCACTAATTCGGCAGCGTTTGACCCGGTGACGTGCCGCACCTTTATCGCTTCATCCCTCCATGAAAAGCTCACAGCTGAAGAGGATCCGGATGAGTCTGTCCTACTCCTTCTCTGTGTGAGCTGTGACTGGAACCTGCACAGAGAACAGTGAACACTTGTCTGGACTTCATCTGACCAATGTGCTCATCCTGGTCTCTGACTGAGTCCAACCTGATCAGGGCTGTGTAGAGCAAAACGCCTTCTTTGTTTAGACGTTTGGATGAGCTCAGGCGACGGCATGTGCAAGTGAGAGGCGAGGAAATGTTGGAGGCTCCGGGACCATCGCCACCCAAAACGTCAGACACTAGAGTAAGAGGCAACATATGCTGAAACACCCTTCACACCTCATGCTGGGCGACAACTTACCGACCAGTCGTCTAACCGTGAAGCTATCAGTCTTCACGCTgaccctcacctgtggtcatgagCTGGGGGTTATGGCTGAAGGAACAAGATCCCAGGCGGATGGCGGGCATCTCCCTtggagatagggtgaggagctctgtcactcgggagagactcggagtggagccgctgcttctccgcgTTGAGAGGAGTTGTGGTTCGGTCGTCTCATATCATGAGGACTCCCCTCGGAGGCCTCCCATTGGAGGTGTGCCAGGCAGGGCCAGatgggaggagacagaggggtcgacccaggaccaggtggagggatgagatctGGGAACATCACAGGGTCCCCCAGTCATAgttggtggatgttgcccgggagaaggACGTTTGGAGCTtcctgttgaagctgctgcccccacgacgcggcaccagagcagcggatgaggatggacgaatggatggatggatggatgttgcatgcatggatggatggatggatgcatgaatggatggatgacaagTGTTGGactgcgctctctctctctccacatgGGAGGATCCTCTGAGGAAGTTCACTCTACATGACATGAACCCGACCGTCATGAGATGAGCTGATGAACTCTTCCAGAGGTTCAGGGCTCGTCGCCTTTCACAAGGAGGAAGTGATGTTGAGTCATCCGGTTGCATCACGGCTCTGGGAACAATGTAGAGAGGAGCGGTGCAGTTGCTCTGTCTGTCATGATGTTGGCAGCTGCTTCCATCATTCGCTTGACTCAACTCTTTCCCAGCGTCtgccctcctcatcctcatcatccagaTGCACAGCTCAGTCTTGCACTTTTCTCTTCAGAGACTCGTCCGTCAGCCATATTGAGCTGTCGAGGCCAAAGCTTCTCAGACACTGAGCTCGGTCTGATACTTGCTGAAGATCTGTGAGAGGATGGTCAGTGCGCCTGTGATGACATGACGCGGCCAGCAGGTAGCGGAAGTGCAACCCAAACGTTTGGTCCGGTGAGAGCAGCTTTCAGACGGGTCGGTCAGTGTGGACCCAACTGAGCGACCTGCAGAGATGCTTCTGATGCACTGTGTTGTTAACAAGTTCCCGCGAGACAGATGTGCCTGAAAATGTTGGCATAAGAAGTGAGATATCAGGGTTTACACGACTAAAACTTTAGagtttaaaataatgataacCTTGTTCTTCAGTGAAGACATGGCTGCAGTGTTGGGCCGCCTCACCTGAACGTTCCTGCCGTGTTCCGTCCATGCAGCTCTTCCTCCAGCGTGTAGGTCTGAGAACATCCAGCAGGATAAATAACTGAAGCAGAAGGTCATTCCTTCCTCTGCATTGTCCCAGCAAGTCGGGGTCGaggtggacaccctggacaggccggGGCTCTTTCAGAACCTGCGTGTTTGTGAGCGGAGAAGCCGCCAGCAGCTCCGCCTGATGGAGGACGCCTTTCTTCTGGCATCCTTTTGTGCTGCACGTCTGACTCGGCAGTGTGTGGCCCCGGGACATGCTCGGCCCCTTCATGGCCCCAGTGACGTCACACCACGGAGGTGgtcttcacttcctcttcaaGCCTTGTCTATTCATAACATGCGTGTGTCAGGCATAGATTTCAAGTATTTCAGggaaagagcgccatctgctggtcacTCCCTTGTCCAATGATGACTGCAATGAGGAGGCCCCTCtgacctgacctcagaagagaagAGCCACCTACTGGTGTTGGTGGTGAAGTGCTTGGCCCTCAATGTTTCTGCATTTTGATTGGCTGTCCCAGATAGATGGTTAATGTTGGCTGCGCTGAAGCGGTTTGGAAGAGACGCagacgtttgtttgtttgttgagagAGCTCTGGTTCCCTCCCACACGCTCCGCTGGTCAGTGCGCGCAGTGACTGACGAGATGTGTCGACATATTTGTGTTTAAGGAATGCTGACTCATCGACCTCCGCCTGGTTCCTGTGGCCACGCCACCCCTCCGGCCCGGTGGTGGCCATGAGCGGCGCTCGCCACGCTTCAGAAGATGACCTCCGCTCCGTGTGACCCGGACATGCTGGACCTGGCGGCCCGCCTCAACTGCACCTCCCACAACGGGACGGTAGGGGGCGCCTCGCTGCAGCTTCCCACGTTCAGCACGGCGGCGCAGGTCAGGGTCATCGTCACCTTCATCCTCTGCGGGATTTCGGCGTTCTGCAACCTGGCGGTGCTGTGGGCGGCCCACGGCGAGGGCAAGCGCAAGTCGCACGTCAGAGTCCTGATCGTCAACCTGACGGCGGCCGACCTGCTGGTGACCTTCATCGTGATGCCGGTGGACGCAGTGTGGAACATCACAGTCCAGTGGCTGGCTGGAGACCTGGCCTGCCGGCTGCTGATGTTCCTGAAGCTGCAGGCCATGTACTCCTGCGccttcatcaccgtggtcatcAGCCTGGACCGACAGGCCGCCATCCTCCACCCTCTGGCCATCAACGAGGCCCGCAAGAGGAACAGGCTGATGCTGACGGCGGCCTGGACCATGAGCGTGCTGCTGTCCGTCCCTCAGGTCAGTCAGGTCCTGTCTGGGGAGGAGCCTCAAAGCACTTCTGCAGGCAGCATGACCTTCAGTCAGGGgaagagaaaacattttaaaacatgacaGCATCTGAAGGATGCAGTTCAGTGACAGACAGTGGTGGGCAAGTTAGTAGCCGGGTTACAGTGACCAGTTACCTCTTGGTAACACTATCGTCGTCTGTGTGGCCTGCTGAACTAGATAGTCAGGTAATGAAGGCTGCCTGTCCATCTATCGGCCCTCAGAACCTTTCAGATCTGGGGGCCCATTCAACAGAtagactgattcatgactcttgacttcatctgtgatcatatttaatctacttacagacaaaaaacaaaccaaaaccttgagaaatgacatgaaaccatgtgatcatagTCACATAGtactaaagtaaaaaaaaagacaaaaatacacttgatgcaaactgttgaaaaaattggactgaataaaataaatatcataaaaccatgtctaaatattataaaatgaaagcaatatattgtatttagactccaaagaagatatgactaaagtgtaaatgaaagtatcgccataaaatgttcatattaattttcaaaactgcttcaacaggtgctttcatgaacagtttttactgttggcggggaaaacatcactttctttatcaagaACTTccagaacttctccacagttggtaactatcacagatgtgcagctgtcaagtcaattcagtgactcactgctgccaccatacttggctcatgtattaaaaccgagcgtctcACGGTCCAAAGGTGGCGCTCACGgaccaaccatgggccccgacCCTGTGGTTTAGAACCACTGCCttaacccacttcaagtgcagTGCTATTACACAAAGTCGCCACTTAGTGACCTGAAGGTGCAGTGAGAGGTCAAGTGAacgacaatattgaaactttcgATGGGCACATTTATTGCAATAGTTTAGATtagaaactatacttttagcTTTTTTACAGAGTGCTTAGTAGGAGCAGGAACAAACAGTGCCAAACCTgatgctgatgatcatctcaacagcaacaccacCGTATcgactggaaacatgaactgcagtgacaacccCACAGCTGTGTGTATGTGCAGTGTTAGCAGCGGCGTATTCTTATTGGAGAGGATACGGCAAGCTGTACATCTTCCATAGAAGCGAGTTTCGAGTCAGCCTCCCCTTCACCGTGGTCAAATTCTCAGTCGTGAAATGATCAATAACGGCAGTGAAAACTTcatcaatagcatctaggaataGAGTTCAAATGAGTCCACAGTGACTGTAAACAGTCGgaagacatgagacacatttgACACGGAGACTTTTGTTTTATAAGCGTTATGATTTTGTTGTTATTCACACATTCATATTTTCCCAGGTGAAATACGTATTCTgtgtatttaaaagaaaaaagacaactTTGTTGTGCGTCAGCTGAGTGATATAAGCATCACCCATCACGAGACACGTGGCATGTAGTTTGGgactcatcaggttgaacagtattgaagaaatagttggaaaatattttgcacccattttaccttcatacaTCTGCTTCGGGCTCTTTTCCCTCCAGCTTGGTCGACACGTGCACTTTCTGAAGACGTTTGGCCAGATTGGAATTGCATCGTGTTTTCCAGCCTCCACATAGCTCGCACGCCACTACAGTGTTTCTCTGGTCTTCTACTTCTAGagaggaaaaataatgagagTATTTCCACAACAGTAATCCCACATTATTACACATTATTGTGTCCACCTGCGCAGCGCTGTGTCACGTGACTAATGTGGGCTTCCTGTCCACCATGGAAGCCTTTAAAGCGTAttatggacactgctttttaaacgTTTTAAAGAGTTGTGATGTCACCAGTAAGGAGAGGGTTTAAATCCCAGTAAAGATAAACACGATGGTAGGAACGCATTATGGCACTGGTTATTGCAAAAGACAACGTCGTTCCTATAGTCCCAACACTGGTCACAGAGCAAACGGATGAACGTGGCTCCCACCTGACCcgcgggtcacatgacctcacacCGACCTGCTCCTCCGACAGACCTTCCTCTTCCACATCGTCACCATCAGCGAGCCCTCAGACTTCACGCAGTGCAGCACCCTGGGAAGCTTCGTCATCCGCTGGCACGAGACGGCCTACAACATGTTCACCTTCTGCTGCCTCTTCCTGCTGCCGCTGGTCATCATGATCACCTGCTACACCCGCATCTTCTGCGAGATCTCCAGGAGGCTCCGGACGGACAACCGTGAGTGGCCTCGGCTCCTCGGTCTTTGTGAAACAGTCAGTCTcacggccactagatggcactgtcttccGTCGCAGCCTTttcagagagcgccacctactgggctctgaaaatgagggcactgtatcatgaagcctcatctctcGTCGATCAAACAGACCCTCACGTTGTGGCATGCTGTGGTGGACCGACTGTTCTCCTCTGGTCTGCCCCCTCTAGTTTCCCCCAACGAGGTCCACCTCCGCTGTTCCAAGAACAACATCCCCAGGGCCAGGATGAGGACTCTGAAGATGAGCATCGTCATTGTCCTCTCCTTCATCGTCTGCTGGACCCCCTACTACCTGCTGGGCCTGTGGTACTGGTTCTTCCCCGAGGACCTGGAGGGGAAGATCTCCCACTCGCTGACCcacatcctcttcatcttcggCCTGGTCAACGCCTGCCTGGACCCGCTGATCTACGGCCTCTTCACCATCCGCTTCAGAAAGAGACTGCGCAGGTGTCACAGCCACGCCACCTCCGTGCCCGACCTGGAGAACCACACCATCATCAGCGAGGCCTTCCACAACTCGGTCGCTCTGAACCGGGTGGCTCAGCAGCCGCACGTCTCCAGCTTGGATGGTCGCTGTCAAGACGACACGGACGGAGGCGGACTCCAGCCCAGTCCCGAGACCCTCATGTGAGGACAGGAGCCAGACACAGAGGAACCACTGACAAACACATGGTCAGCCATGTATTTACTGACTGGAGACGATAATCAAGGCGCTTTTTTAGGATGAGGTTTTGTGTCTGTTCCAGGGGAAAAATAGTCAGGCACAACTCAGTACCTTATCACGATGAATtgctgctaatacacacatAGGTACCGTAATtcctggactatagagcgcacaggAATACTAGCcccacccactacatttaagaagggaaacagatcttgttcaaccataagccgcaggttcagtggtgctgtctgcgctgtggacaggtctgTGGTGCACCGgtttaaaaacgcttttcaaaactagtttggaaaacagggaccagcaatgacagtgaggaaatagcagcgtaatacggagcgtcttgatttatccacgctgctctcacaacagacaaggtgcaggtctccagctgggatcaagtcagcggcccAAACCCAACTCGCTTGCGTTtatgtcggacttttgagctgaacgcaCGTTGTCTGGAGAcagtgtctcacatcttttattcacattaaattacattaaacattaaagccctgaaaatgcgctgttttccccCCGTGTGCCCGACGTTCCAgcaccactgctggtctcagcagctgcttctggattccagACCTTCAGAAGATCCAcactgttgacggagctgtggacacacgaGTGAAAACgttgcattttgagcgcttcaagGGTCAATAAAAAGCAGCTGATTTAGTCTGACTTCAGCCTTTAAAAATCCACATATGAACTGCACTGTTGTAtgagccgcagggctcagaccgcaagaaaaaagcagCGGCTTGTAGTACGAAAATTAAGGTCATTTATTTATGGTagtatatgttccctaatcaaAAGTGCAACCAGTAAATCTGTTAAAAATAGGAAGTTTTATATTAGTACtttctcatcctagctgtggCACCATTTGTAGTCCATTTCATCCACATTCCAACAAGGCTCCGGTGAGTGACAATCAGGCCGATATATCATggatagttttgaaaaaaaaatggaataagaGGCAGTCAGCTGTGCTTCGCTCTGTGGGGCCTGTTCGATGAGTGACCCTGGGATGACCTCTAGCCACTGAAGCTAGCAAGGAACTTCCATGTCTCTGGTTTCAGGTACTGGCTCCTGTGACATCCCACAtgtgacgctgtttcatgagacTAGCTAGTCTTTGACTTGTATGAATTGCTGTTTATTTACTCAATGATTCACTGGAGGAGTCAAATAAACAAGTATGGCATTTCACTGCACAAATACTTCGGTTCTTGTCTCCTGTGGAACAGATTTTGAGAAATGGAGGGAAAATCTCATGGaaaaccatgacaaacagggtgtGAAGCTCACAGGTGTCAAGGCGCTGAATAGGAGAGTGAGTGTCAGTTCAAAAAAtacatcattcattcatgagcTCCGTGGCCAAGGTTCCTGCTGAGCTGCAGACTCTCATCCTTTGGACCACACAGAAGCTTCATTCTGACTGTAGAACGCTTCCTAATAGATACATTAAGCACTGGGAACATAACTGTCACATAAAATCATGAAATGAGAAAGGACTATGTTCGGCCTGAGGGGTTGATGTTATGAGCTCATCCAGCTGCCCAGGCCTCACACCAACATCACGGCTAATGCAGACGAACGAGGGGCGACTCATCCACGACGACTGCTCTCAAACATGCAGTGTGCACTGAACCACCACTAAGCATTTCCGACAACGCAGCGCATCTATGGACAAGAGTTTCACTGGGATCTGAGCACGGCCAGCGCCAACGCTGAGGCTCGCCACAATAGCAGCCTGCAAGCGTCTATAAAGCCTGACGTTCAGCTTCCTACTTGAGTCACCAGCAAGTTAACCCTGCGGCTGTTCTGTGACGGCAGCGTTTAAACAAGCCCAGCTGCCAAcatggagcctgatgtagttcCTACTTTAGACAAGCAGAGGGCAGGCTCCTGTGACTTCAATCTGAGAGACATCTGTGGGCGAGTTTCTATCAAACGTTGGAGTTGAAAGAGATTGAAAACTGTCCCCAAGAACAAACCAGTGACAGAGGCAGACGTGGTAGATGCCACGGGAGAAAAGGCTGCGACTGGAAACGCCACTTGCccgaccatcatcatcactgttgcttgagaggtgaggaagagtgtctccagtggatcagataaacatctgcaaGTCACAAGATTCACTATGTTTGCAACCTGGCGACAAACTAGACAGCTGAGTGAATgtacttccatcccaaacacaGATGTTTCTTTAAGAGAATGCCTTCATCTCCGACggttttcaagctacagccttttgaaatagtgagaTCATAGTTgattatttcattaaaaaaaaaaaaaaaaactctcgcGCCCAAAAGGTCACAGGGTCCAACGCCACTCTCACATGGTCAACTGGACCCAGGTCAGCTACAGTACCATGTAATCTCCAAGTTAAAGTCCAGGTCACTGAGCCATTTGACTCACCAGCAGTGAGAAGAAGGACCTGACCAGCGAGGATCATGTCACCGGCCTCATCTCCCACCGACCAGCCGTGAAGATGAGGAACTTCCTCGGGGTCGAGCCGACCTCCAGTGGTGACCAAGACACCACCAGTTGTCAGGCGCAGGGGGgatggagaaggagagagggCTCCACGCTGAGCCACCAGACATCTCTCCTCCTGCCACTTCACTTCGATCAGCCTGATCCATCAACACCACAATCCTCTCAATCTTCATCCATTCCATCATCTATCAGTCGATATGGCCCTCCAGCCAGATAAAGATCCCAAAACAGATGAATCCAACATAAACAACAATGATGCCGCCATGATCCCATCAATCCAGAAAATCAATCCAGTAAGAGACCAAGGGTCCTCGCATACCAACCCGACATCactcgtccatccatccatccattcaccaTGCTTCATCAATAACTGATCCCAGGATACGTGACATGAATGGATCCGGGCCAGTGCAGCCACACGCCCCTCTGCTGAGCCGCCTGTCAATGATCGATCACTGCATCTCTTTATCAATAATCCTTCCACTTACTGACAGTATTCACTTCACAAGCTGATCAACACATCTGTCAATCATCCTCCAGGCACGGTGACGTCATCAAGCCGCCCGGGGCGAGGACACCGGGTCACAGCGGCTCCTGAGGCCAGAACAAAGGCTTCTATCCTCTCCGTCATGGCACCTGCTCCGCCGTCACAACACTTCCTGCCTCTTCATCTCCGGCtcctcaaattcaaatgagattTCCAAGACGGAACAAGAGCGTTATCAGGTCCTTTCAGGGAGATTGAAGCTCAGAGATATTTCTGGTAGCGAGGAAGTGTCTGCGCTGGTGGAGGAGACAAGATGCAGATGAGCTTTTGTTCACTCTGGTATTGGGCTTCTGAACAGCAAAACACTGTGGCGACGATGATGAGTGGTTCTGAGGATGTTCTGATCCGAAGCGGTAAATTCTTTCACGAGTCAGATGCACTTCCCGTCACATGACAGGGACTCACCCACGTTTGTGAGCCTCACCACTCTCCCATGAGTCAAAGCAAGAACTGACTTACGCCTCGTACCACCGAGGAACCCAACTGGAGACTCAGGATTCTctgtgcaacacattctcacccgTAAGGCATCAAACAACGACCTTTGTGTCCAAACTGTcagcaaaataataaaagaaaaagtattttgtcatcatctcatttaaataattcattcatttttccccTATTTTAGGGTCAAAAGCTCATAGTCACGGAGAACAAATCTGGATGTAACTACAGTTCTATGAGTGCAGGTGGAGGCGATAgaaatgattcatgactcttgctttcatttgtgatcaataaccatatttaatctacatacatgtaaacaaacaaacccttgtgaaatgacatgaaccCATGTGATCATTGGAAGGTGGGAGTCGTATTGATaaaatttactaaaaaaaaacaaaacagaaaaaatacacttgatacaaactgttgagaaatttggaaaaactctcCAAAGAACATATAAGTGAAGTGttaatgaaagtatcgccatgaagtgttataatttattttcaaaactgcttcgacaggtgctttcatgaacagtgttaaCTGTTCTACATCTTATCCACTCTATTCAATAAACATGGAACGGTCATCAAAGAGTTAATACACAGCAGTTTgtttcttccttcttctctgACCTCTCCTGACACCACACGTGGCTGAACCAGCAGCCCGGGTTATGTGAAGGGCTTCATGTGATTCATGGATCATGTACTGAGACTTACAGAGTCAAGGTGTCGGGGTGGAGCAGCTACTTGTGCGGAGCGGCAGCGTTCTCTcgcctctgctgcaggtgctccCACGTGTGTTTGATGGCAGCGTGACGCTCGTCCACGGACAACACGCTGCGGGGCACAAGAGAAGCGTCACTGCTGCATCAGCTGCATCAGCGCCTGGGCGGACACAAACCGTTCCTGCAGGTAGAAAGAGAAGTCTTCCTTCAGGTCCTCGAAGCTCAGCTTCTTCATGCGCGGCGGCGACGGCGGGTGGGAGGCGATGTAGTGCTTGATGACGTGCGACTCTCCGAAGTGGAAGGTCAGAAGAACACTGTGGTTTTCTTTCTTGGCCGAGCAGCCCCGGCGCTGGTGCGGGTCACCTGCGGACGTGCAGCAACCGGGACGCTGAGTCATCACAGGAGGctgcgaggaggaggagtctcGCGCCGAGCTCTTACCGCGGATGTACAGCGAGTGCTGCTTGGCGTTGAGAGCGTAGACTGGAGTGCAGGGGGAGGCGATGTGGTGAGACGCAGGGCGGAGCAGCGCGCACAGCGGGGTGTTGTGAATCACGTCTTCCAAGAGGATTTTCCCGTCCCGGTGCCACACCAGCAACTGCCAGGCATCATCcaggagaggaaacaggaaacacacacacagagctgctgaACATCAAAGAGGCAACTTTCCCTGCTCCACTTGCCACATGCAGATGGATTTCCTGACTAAATTACAGGTCAAGTGAGaataaaatgacttttaatATCATTATTTCTGAACCACTGCTGCTCAATAAATCAGCATATAAACACAATAAATTGCAATCTGATTACTTTGTTTCTTGTCGTAAGTATTTGTGTGGGGAGGGAAACTACTGCGCTGCAGACACCTCACAGATGAACCACTTCCTGTTacattaaaaatagaaaacagtat harbors:
- the LOC128758954 gene encoding gonadotropin-releasing hormone II receptor-like; translated protein: MTSAPCDPDMLDLAARLNCTSHNGTVGGASLQLPTFSTAAQVRVIVTFILCGISAFCNLAVLWAAHGEGKRKSHVRVLIVNLTAADLLVTFIVMPVDAVWNITVQWLAGDLACRLLMFLKLQAMYSCAFITVVISLDRQAAILHPLAINEARKRNRLMLTAAWTMSVLLSVPQTFLFHIVTISEPSDFTQCSTLGSFVIRWHETAYNMFTFCCLFLLPLVIMITCYTRIFCEISRRLRTDNLSPNEVHLRCSKNNIPRARMRTLKMSIVIVLSFIVCWTPYYLLGLWYWFFPEDLEGKISHSLTHILFIFGLVNACLDPLIYGLFTIRFRKRLRRCHSHATSVPDLENHTIISEAFHNSVALNRVAQQPHVSSLDGRCQDDTDGGGLQPSPETLM